The following coding sequences are from one Onychomys torridus chromosome 14, mOncTor1.1, whole genome shotgun sequence window:
- the Cep170b gene encoding centrosomal protein of 170 kDa protein B isoform X2: MSVTSWFLVSSSGTRHRLPRELIFVGRDECELMLQSRSVDKQHAVINYDQDRDEHWVKDLGSLNGTFVNDVRIPDQKYITLKLNDVIRFGYDSNMYVLERVQHRVPEEALKHEKYTSQLQVSVKASAPKRGEVLPEHTPYCESSQPRPEKGDRRHGAEAVTYRTPLYGQPSWWGEDDSAPPPEDRHQEEPYPERPKNLAQQDGELDSCRAPAEPPDYSFRREPSYFEIPTKEAPQPPRLPEVPTQEVPTKDQEASGGGTAPVVQSHASFTIEFDDCSPGKVKIKDHITKFSLRQRRPPGKEATPVEMVSAETKVADWLVQNDPSLLRRDGPGDDRQSTKSDLPIHTRTLKGHKHEDGTQSDSEDPLAKAASVSGAPTEAGGEQVRLQRQIKRDPQELLHNQQAFVIEFFDEDTPRKKRSQSFTHMPPVDPKADKRRGPGPADRERPGVMVRAAGSSSGPQRASSLKREKTEERLGNTSPIPRASTRPFGSVGRRSRLAQDFMAQCMRDSSPATRPVPEKTPPVLPAPLTPRGASPVTPSTTPPPPTDPQLTKARRQEEDDSLSDAGTYTIETEAQDREVEEARKMIDQVFGVFESPELSRASSATFRPVIRGDKDESSDGGVAQRMALLQEFASRAPGAAPQMEQQSLLVPGSPGGQKWVSRWASLADSYSDAGVAEDGPGRRTGEPEGALPVRTRRLLPQLPSDRADSPAGLEAARRSGPGPPELGSEQASHLISQEDLDPDSLSDASGSDGGRGPEPGPEQQEELAWARGWRSPRAPGELAPTSFFIGDQNGGATFPKKSSVPPGEVDGPGRVVQTSPSARDGLYVSANGRMVIQLRGGGSPEPDTAPPKEALAFARQESFTKEPSSGPPAPGKLPHISSHPLLQDLAAARASRMDFHTQDTHLILKETETALAALEARLRSKSADECEGGSTPRPPEDSLSGDSDVDTASTISLLSGKNGPSPTTPQTPGPQKESLLSPPAVPDPGGATQGSARDRLSEKQHRPPGPADLGHGEPSRRLAMRRSHGSRGSLDWPEEERGSGLAHVPNSNHETPEATGTGRQGPRRKPVAPPPSPAAREEQSRSSTTAQKVQQALTRSNSLSTPRPTRASRLRRARLGDASDTEAVDAERGTTANPEPANRPAPEQAKKLTRLDILAMPRKRAGSFTGPSDSETAPARTGFSGRSAELYSTSRKPTIAEARAAARKAAATAANAGPRQPFSRARPGSARYSSTTQTPRASSSARARSQAPGPRDTDDDEEEPDPYGFIVQTAEIAEIARLSQTLVKDVAILAREIHDVAGDGDSLGSPGPTRSPSLGNMPSTPASTISAREELVQRIPEASLNFQKVPPGSMNSHNLDQNMNDSREDALANKTRPRNREEVIFDNLMLNPVSQLSHAIRENTEHLAEKMKILFQNTGRAWEDLEARINAENEVPILKTSNKEISSILKELRRVQKQLEVINAIVDPSVNFDLLMGNRAPAGSTQPGLGKARPAAQSSTSPASVDTLLPALPLRSFPQRANCGPPGLPEPAFLPDAERFLI; the protein is encoded by the exons aCATTTGTGAATGATGTGCGCATCCCAGACCAGAAGTACATCACACTGAAGCTCAATGATGTCATCCGCTTTGGCTATG ATTCCAACATGTACGTGCTGGAGCGTGTGCAGCACCGTGTTCCTGAGGAGGCGCTCAAG CATGAGAAGTACACCAGCCAGCTGCAGGTGAGTGTCAAGGCCTCTGCACCCAAGAGGGGTGAGGTACTGCCAGAGCACACACCCTACTGTGAGTCCTCACAACCGAGACCAGAGAAAGGGGACCGAAGACATGGAGCAG AGGCAGTAACCTACCGCACACCCCTGTATGGGCAACCCTCTTGGTGGGGTGAGGATGACAGTGCCCCACCACCTGAAGACCGGCACCAGGAGGAGCCCTACCCAG AGCGTCCCAAGAACCTGGCCCAGCAAGATGGTGAACTAGACAGCTGCCGTGCTCCTGCTGAGCCACCAGACTACTCATTCAGACGTGAGCCCAGCTACTTCGAGATCCCCACGAAGGAAGCCCCACAGCCACCACGGCTCCCTGAGGTGCCAACACAGGAAGTGCCCACAAAAGACCAGGAGGCCAGTGGTGGTGGGACGGCCCCTGTGGTACAGAGCCACGCCTCCTTCACCATTGAGTTTGATGACTGTAGCCCTGGCAAGGTGAAGATCAAAGACCACATCACCAAGTTCTCGCTGCGCCAGCGGCGCCCCCCTGGCAAGGAGGCCACACCTGTGGAGATGGTCTCAGCCGAAACCAAGGTGGCCGACTGGCTGGTGCAGAATGATCCAAGCCTGCTGCGCCGGGATGGCCCAGGGGATGACCGTCAGAGCACCAAAAGTGATCTTCCTATCCACACGCGTACTCTGAAGG GCCACAAGCATGAGGATGGCACACAGAGCGACTCAGAGGACCCCTTGGCCAAGGCTGCTTCGGTGTCTGGAGCCCCAACAGAAGCTGGTGGGGAGCAGGTGCGGCTGCAGAGGCAGATCAAAAGGGACCCCCAAGAGTTGCTGCACAACCAGCAGGCCTTTGTCATCGAATTCTTTGATGAGGATACACCCCGCAAGAAACGGTCACAGTCCTTTACACACATGCCACCTGTAGACCCCAAGGCTGACAAGCGCCGGGGCCCGGGGCCTGCTGACAGAGAGCGCCCTGGTGTCATGGTCCGTGCAGCAGGGAGCAGCTCAGGACCCCAGAGGGCCAGCTCACTCaagagagagaagactgaggAGCGGCTGGGCAACACTTCCCCCATCCCCCGTGCCTCCACACGCCCCTTTGGCAGTGTGGGGCGCCGCTCCCGCCTGGCCCAGGACTTCATGGCCCAGTGTATGCGGGACAGCTCCCCAGCCACCAGACCTGTCCCTGAGAAGACCCCTCCAGTACTGCCTGCCCCCTTGACACCCCGTGGGGCCAGCCCTGTGACCCCCTCAACCACTCCACCGCCTCCCACTGACCCCCAGCTGACCAAGGCTCGTAGGCAGGAGGAGGATGACAGCCTTAGTGACGCAGGCACATACACTATCGAGACAGAGGCTCAAGACAGAGAGGTCGAGGAGGCTCGGAAGATGATCGACCAG GTTTTTGGGGTATTTGAGTCCCCTGAACTCTCTAGGGCATCCTCAGCTACCTTCCGCCCAGTCATCAGAGGTGACAAAGATGAATCCAGTGATGGAGGTGTGGCCCAGCGGATGGCTTTGCTGCAAGAGTTTGCTTCCCGAGCACCAGGCGCGGCCCCCCAGATGGAGCAGCAG AGTCTCTTGGTCCCAGGCtcccctggaggtcagaagtgggttTCCCGATGGGCTAGCCTGGCTGACAGCTACTCAGATGCTGGCGTGGCAG AGGACGGTCCTGGGCGAAGAACTGGGGAGCCTGAGGGGGCCTTGCCTGTGCGCACGCGGCGACTGCTCCCTCAGCTGCCCAGTGATAGGGCTGACAGCCCTGCAGGCCTTGAAGCTGCCAGGCGGAGTGGCCCAGGGCCACCAGAGCTGGGCAGTGAGCAGGCTAGTCACCTTATAAGCCAGGAAGATCTGGACCCTGATAGCCTCAGTGATGCCAGTGGATCAGATGGCGGCCGTGGCCCAGAACCAGGCCCAGAACAACAGGAGGAGCTAGCATGGGCCAGGGGTTGGCGCTCACCAAGAGCCCCTGGGGAGCTGGCCCCCACCTCTTTCTTCATTGGTGATCAGAATGGAGGGGCCACCTTCCCCAAGAAATCATCTGTGCCTCCTGGAGAGGTGGATGGCCCAGGACGGGTGGTCCAGACCAGCCCTTCAGCAAGGGATGGCCTCTACGTCAGTGCCAATGGGAGAATGGTGATCCAACTACGAGGTGGTGGGTCCCCAGAGCCTGACACGGCTCCACCCAAGGAGGCCCTGGCCTTTGCCCGGCAAGAGAGCTTCACCAAGGAGCCAAGCAGTGGCCCCCCAGCACCCGGAAAGCTCCCTCACATTTCTAGTCACCCACTCCTACAAGACTTGGCTGCGGCGCGGGCCTCTCGCATGGACTTCCACACACAGGACACCCACCTGATCCTGAAGGAGACTGAGACGGCCCTGGCAGCCCTGGAGGCCCGACTGCGCTCCAAGTCTGCAGATGAATGTGAGGGGGGCAGCACCCCCAGGCCTCCAGAGGACTCCCTATCTGGGGATTCAGATGTGGACACAGCCAGCACCATTAGCTTGCTCAGTGGCAAGAATGGACCCAGCCCAACAACCCCCCAGACTCCAGGGCCACAGAAGGAGAGCCTGCTGTCTCCACCAGCAGTACCAGACCCAGGGGGTGCTACCCAGGGCAGTGCCCGAGATCGACTGTCAGAGAAACAGCACCGCCCACCAGGCCCTGCAGACTTGGGCCATGGAGAGCCATCAAGGCGCCTGGCTATGCGGCGTAGCCATGGGTCTCGAGGATCCCTGGACTGGCCTGAAGAGGAGCGAGGCTCTGGCCTTGCCCATGTCCCCAATTCTAACCATGAGACCCCTGAGGCCACTGGGACAGGTCGACAAGGGCCCCGCAGGAAACCAGTGGCTCCTCCACCCTCCCCAGCTGCCAGGGAGGAGCAAAGTCGCAGTTCCACCACCGCTCAGAAGGTGCAGCAGGCATTGACCCGCTCCAACAGCCTGTCCACCCCGAGGCCCACCAGGGCCTCCCGACTCAGGCGGGCCCGTTTGGGGGATGCCTCAGACACCGAGGCTGTGGATGCTGAACGAGGGACCACAGCCAACCCTGAGCCAGCAAATCGACCAGCCCCTGAGCAGGCCAAGAAACTGACACGCTTGGACATCCTGGCCATGCCCCGGAAGCGAGCAGGCTCCTTCACAGGACCCAGCGATTCTGAGACAGCCCCGGCCCGCACTGGCTTCTCCGGCCGCAGTGCTGAGCTCTACAGCACCAGTCGTAAGCCCACGATAGCCGAGGCCCGTGCTGCTGCCAGGAaggctgctgccactgctgccaaCGCGGGGCCCCGCCAGCCCTTCAGCAGGGCCCGCCCGGGCAGTGCCAGATACTCTTCCA CCACACAGACCCCAAGGGCCAGCAGCTCTGCCCGGGCTCGTTCCCAGGCCCCCGGCCCCCGGGACACAGATGATGATGAGGAAGAGCCTGACCCTTACGGCTTCATTGTACAGACAGCAGAGATCGCAGAGATTGCTAG GCTAAGCCAGACACTAGTAAAGGATGTGGCCATTCTGGCCAGGGAGATTCATGATGTGGCGGGAGATGGGGATTCATTGGGCTCACCAGGACCCACTCGCAgcccatctcttgggaatatgcccaGCACCCCTGCCTCGACCATCTCAGCCCGTGAAGAG CTGGTACAGCGCATTCCAGAGGCTAGCCTCAACTTCCAGAAGGTGCCACCTGGCTCCATGAATTCTCACAACTTGGATCAGAACATGAACGACAGCCGTGAGGATGCCCTGGCCAATAAGACAAGGCCTCGGAACCGTGAGGAG GTGATCTTTGATAATCTGATGCTAAACCCAGTGTCCCAGCTGTCACATGCCATTCGTGAAAACACAGAGCATCTTGCTGAGAAGATGAA GATCCTCTTCCAGAATACAGGCCGGGCATGGGAGGACCTAGAGGCCAGGATCAATGCTGAGAATGAAGTGCCCATCCTGAAGACATCCAACAAG GAAATCAGCTCCATCCTGAAAGAACTAAGACGGGTTCAGAAGCAGCTGGAAG TCATCAATGCCATTGTGGACCCTAGTGTTAACTTCGACCTGCTCATGGGAAACAGAGCTCCTGCAGGGTCCACTCAGCCAGGGCTTGGGAAAGCCCGGCCAGCAGCTCAGAGCTCAACTTCACCTGCCTCGGTGGACACCTtgctgccagccctgcccctCAGGAGCTTCCCACAACGGGCAAACTGCGGGCCCCCTGGCCTCCCAgagcctgcctttcttcctgatGCTGAGAGGTTCCTGATCTAA
- the Cep170b gene encoding centrosomal protein of 170 kDa protein B isoform X1 gives MSVTSWFLVSSSGTRHRLPRELIFVGRDECELMLQSRSVDKQHAVINYDQDRDEHWVKDLGSLNGTFVNDVRIPDQKYITLKLNDVIRFGYDSNMYVLERVQHRVPEEALKHEKYTSQLQVSVKASAPKRGEVLPEHTPYCESSQPRPEKGDRRHGAEAVTYRTPLYGQPSWWGEDDSAPPPEDRHQEEPYPERPKNLAQQDGELDSCRAPAEPPDYSFRREPSYFEIPTKEAPQPPRLPEVPTQEVPTKDQEASGGGTAPVVQSHASFTIEFDDCSPGKVKIKDHITKFSLRQRRPPGKEATPVEMVSAETKVADWLVQNDPSLLRRDGPGDDRQSTKSDLPIHTRTLKGHKHEDGTQSDSEDPLAKAASVSGAPTEAGGEQVRLQRQIKRDPQELLHNQQAFVIEFFDEDTPRKKRSQSFTHMPPVDPKADKRRGPGPADRERPGVMVRAAGSSSGPQRASSLKREKTEERLGNTSPIPRASTRPFGSVGRRSRLAQDFMAQCMRDSSPATRPVPEKTPPVLPAPLTPRGASPVTPSTTPPPPTDPQLTKARRQEEDDSLSDAGTYTIETEAQDREVEEARKMIDQVFGVFESPELSRASSATFRPVIRGDKDESSDGGVAQRMALLQEFASRAPGAAPQMEQQSLLVPGSPGGQKWVSRWASLADSYSDAGVAEDGPGRRTGEPEGALPVRTRRLLPQLPSDRADSPAGLEAARRSGPGPPELGSEQASHLISQEDLDPDSLSDASGSDGGRGPEPGPEQQEELAWARGWRSPRAPGELAPTSFFIGDQNGGATFPKKSSVPPGEVDGPGRVVQTSPSARDGLYVSANGRMVIQLRGGGSPEPDTAPPKEALAFARQESFTKEPSSGPPAPGKLPHISSHPLLQDLAAARASRMDFHTQDTHLILKETETALAALEARLRSKSADECEGGSTPRPPEDSLSGDSDVDTASTISLLSGKNGPSPTTPQTPGPQKESLLSPPAVPDPGGATQGSARDRLSEKQHRPPGPADLGHGEPSRRLAMRRSHGSRGSLDWPEEERGSGLAHVPNSNHETPEATGTGRQGPRRKPVAPPPSPAAREEQSRSSTTAQKVQQALTRSNSLSTPRPTRASRLRRARLGDASDTEAVDAERGTTANPEPANRPAPEQAKKLTRLDILAMPRKRAGSFTGPSDSETAPARTGFSGRSAELYSTSRKPTIAEARAAARKAAATAANAGPRQPFSRARPGSARYSSSTRRRQQGSDYTSTSEEEYGSHHSSPKHTRSHASTATQTPRASSSARARSQAPGPRDTDDDEEEPDPYGFIVQTAEIAEIARLSQTLVKDVAILAREIHDVAGDGDSLGSPGPTRSPSLGNMPSTPASTISAREELVQRIPEASLNFQKVPPGSMNSHNLDQNMNDSREDALANKTRPRNREEVIFDNLMLNPVSQLSHAIRENTEHLAEKMKILFQNTGRAWEDLEARINAENEVPILKTSNKEISSILKELRRVQKQLEVINAIVDPSVNFDLLMGNRAPAGSTQPGLGKARPAAQSSTSPASVDTLLPALPLRSFPQRANCGPPGLPEPAFLPDAERFLI, from the exons aCATTTGTGAATGATGTGCGCATCCCAGACCAGAAGTACATCACACTGAAGCTCAATGATGTCATCCGCTTTGGCTATG ATTCCAACATGTACGTGCTGGAGCGTGTGCAGCACCGTGTTCCTGAGGAGGCGCTCAAG CATGAGAAGTACACCAGCCAGCTGCAGGTGAGTGTCAAGGCCTCTGCACCCAAGAGGGGTGAGGTACTGCCAGAGCACACACCCTACTGTGAGTCCTCACAACCGAGACCAGAGAAAGGGGACCGAAGACATGGAGCAG AGGCAGTAACCTACCGCACACCCCTGTATGGGCAACCCTCTTGGTGGGGTGAGGATGACAGTGCCCCACCACCTGAAGACCGGCACCAGGAGGAGCCCTACCCAG AGCGTCCCAAGAACCTGGCCCAGCAAGATGGTGAACTAGACAGCTGCCGTGCTCCTGCTGAGCCACCAGACTACTCATTCAGACGTGAGCCCAGCTACTTCGAGATCCCCACGAAGGAAGCCCCACAGCCACCACGGCTCCCTGAGGTGCCAACACAGGAAGTGCCCACAAAAGACCAGGAGGCCAGTGGTGGTGGGACGGCCCCTGTGGTACAGAGCCACGCCTCCTTCACCATTGAGTTTGATGACTGTAGCCCTGGCAAGGTGAAGATCAAAGACCACATCACCAAGTTCTCGCTGCGCCAGCGGCGCCCCCCTGGCAAGGAGGCCACACCTGTGGAGATGGTCTCAGCCGAAACCAAGGTGGCCGACTGGCTGGTGCAGAATGATCCAAGCCTGCTGCGCCGGGATGGCCCAGGGGATGACCGTCAGAGCACCAAAAGTGATCTTCCTATCCACACGCGTACTCTGAAGG GCCACAAGCATGAGGATGGCACACAGAGCGACTCAGAGGACCCCTTGGCCAAGGCTGCTTCGGTGTCTGGAGCCCCAACAGAAGCTGGTGGGGAGCAGGTGCGGCTGCAGAGGCAGATCAAAAGGGACCCCCAAGAGTTGCTGCACAACCAGCAGGCCTTTGTCATCGAATTCTTTGATGAGGATACACCCCGCAAGAAACGGTCACAGTCCTTTACACACATGCCACCTGTAGACCCCAAGGCTGACAAGCGCCGGGGCCCGGGGCCTGCTGACAGAGAGCGCCCTGGTGTCATGGTCCGTGCAGCAGGGAGCAGCTCAGGACCCCAGAGGGCCAGCTCACTCaagagagagaagactgaggAGCGGCTGGGCAACACTTCCCCCATCCCCCGTGCCTCCACACGCCCCTTTGGCAGTGTGGGGCGCCGCTCCCGCCTGGCCCAGGACTTCATGGCCCAGTGTATGCGGGACAGCTCCCCAGCCACCAGACCTGTCCCTGAGAAGACCCCTCCAGTACTGCCTGCCCCCTTGACACCCCGTGGGGCCAGCCCTGTGACCCCCTCAACCACTCCACCGCCTCCCACTGACCCCCAGCTGACCAAGGCTCGTAGGCAGGAGGAGGATGACAGCCTTAGTGACGCAGGCACATACACTATCGAGACAGAGGCTCAAGACAGAGAGGTCGAGGAGGCTCGGAAGATGATCGACCAG GTTTTTGGGGTATTTGAGTCCCCTGAACTCTCTAGGGCATCCTCAGCTACCTTCCGCCCAGTCATCAGAGGTGACAAAGATGAATCCAGTGATGGAGGTGTGGCCCAGCGGATGGCTTTGCTGCAAGAGTTTGCTTCCCGAGCACCAGGCGCGGCCCCCCAGATGGAGCAGCAG AGTCTCTTGGTCCCAGGCtcccctggaggtcagaagtgggttTCCCGATGGGCTAGCCTGGCTGACAGCTACTCAGATGCTGGCGTGGCAG AGGACGGTCCTGGGCGAAGAACTGGGGAGCCTGAGGGGGCCTTGCCTGTGCGCACGCGGCGACTGCTCCCTCAGCTGCCCAGTGATAGGGCTGACAGCCCTGCAGGCCTTGAAGCTGCCAGGCGGAGTGGCCCAGGGCCACCAGAGCTGGGCAGTGAGCAGGCTAGTCACCTTATAAGCCAGGAAGATCTGGACCCTGATAGCCTCAGTGATGCCAGTGGATCAGATGGCGGCCGTGGCCCAGAACCAGGCCCAGAACAACAGGAGGAGCTAGCATGGGCCAGGGGTTGGCGCTCACCAAGAGCCCCTGGGGAGCTGGCCCCCACCTCTTTCTTCATTGGTGATCAGAATGGAGGGGCCACCTTCCCCAAGAAATCATCTGTGCCTCCTGGAGAGGTGGATGGCCCAGGACGGGTGGTCCAGACCAGCCCTTCAGCAAGGGATGGCCTCTACGTCAGTGCCAATGGGAGAATGGTGATCCAACTACGAGGTGGTGGGTCCCCAGAGCCTGACACGGCTCCACCCAAGGAGGCCCTGGCCTTTGCCCGGCAAGAGAGCTTCACCAAGGAGCCAAGCAGTGGCCCCCCAGCACCCGGAAAGCTCCCTCACATTTCTAGTCACCCACTCCTACAAGACTTGGCTGCGGCGCGGGCCTCTCGCATGGACTTCCACACACAGGACACCCACCTGATCCTGAAGGAGACTGAGACGGCCCTGGCAGCCCTGGAGGCCCGACTGCGCTCCAAGTCTGCAGATGAATGTGAGGGGGGCAGCACCCCCAGGCCTCCAGAGGACTCCCTATCTGGGGATTCAGATGTGGACACAGCCAGCACCATTAGCTTGCTCAGTGGCAAGAATGGACCCAGCCCAACAACCCCCCAGACTCCAGGGCCACAGAAGGAGAGCCTGCTGTCTCCACCAGCAGTACCAGACCCAGGGGGTGCTACCCAGGGCAGTGCCCGAGATCGACTGTCAGAGAAACAGCACCGCCCACCAGGCCCTGCAGACTTGGGCCATGGAGAGCCATCAAGGCGCCTGGCTATGCGGCGTAGCCATGGGTCTCGAGGATCCCTGGACTGGCCTGAAGAGGAGCGAGGCTCTGGCCTTGCCCATGTCCCCAATTCTAACCATGAGACCCCTGAGGCCACTGGGACAGGTCGACAAGGGCCCCGCAGGAAACCAGTGGCTCCTCCACCCTCCCCAGCTGCCAGGGAGGAGCAAAGTCGCAGTTCCACCACCGCTCAGAAGGTGCAGCAGGCATTGACCCGCTCCAACAGCCTGTCCACCCCGAGGCCCACCAGGGCCTCCCGACTCAGGCGGGCCCGTTTGGGGGATGCCTCAGACACCGAGGCTGTGGATGCTGAACGAGGGACCACAGCCAACCCTGAGCCAGCAAATCGACCAGCCCCTGAGCAGGCCAAGAAACTGACACGCTTGGACATCCTGGCCATGCCCCGGAAGCGAGCAGGCTCCTTCACAGGACCCAGCGATTCTGAGACAGCCCCGGCCCGCACTGGCTTCTCCGGCCGCAGTGCTGAGCTCTACAGCACCAGTCGTAAGCCCACGATAGCCGAGGCCCGTGCTGCTGCCAGGAaggctgctgccactgctgccaaCGCGGGGCCCCGCCAGCCCTTCAGCAGGGCCCGCCCGGGCAGTGCCAGATACTCTTCCA GCACACGGCGGCGGCAGCAGGGTTCGGATTACACGTCCACCTCCGAGGAGGAGTATGGGTCCCACCACAGCTCCCCTAAACACACACGCTCCCATGCCTCAACAGCCACACAGACCCCAAGGGCCAGCAGCTCTGCCCGGGCTCGTTCCCAGGCCCCCGGCCCCCGGGACACAGATGATGATGAGGAAGAGCCTGACCCTTACGGCTTCATTGTACAGACAGCAGAGATCGCAGAGATTGCTAG GCTAAGCCAGACACTAGTAAAGGATGTGGCCATTCTGGCCAGGGAGATTCATGATGTGGCGGGAGATGGGGATTCATTGGGCTCACCAGGACCCACTCGCAgcccatctcttgggaatatgcccaGCACCCCTGCCTCGACCATCTCAGCCCGTGAAGAG CTGGTACAGCGCATTCCAGAGGCTAGCCTCAACTTCCAGAAGGTGCCACCTGGCTCCATGAATTCTCACAACTTGGATCAGAACATGAACGACAGCCGTGAGGATGCCCTGGCCAATAAGACAAGGCCTCGGAACCGTGAGGAG GTGATCTTTGATAATCTGATGCTAAACCCAGTGTCCCAGCTGTCACATGCCATTCGTGAAAACACAGAGCATCTTGCTGAGAAGATGAA GATCCTCTTCCAGAATACAGGCCGGGCATGGGAGGACCTAGAGGCCAGGATCAATGCTGAGAATGAAGTGCCCATCCTGAAGACATCCAACAAG GAAATCAGCTCCATCCTGAAAGAACTAAGACGGGTTCAGAAGCAGCTGGAAG TCATCAATGCCATTGTGGACCCTAGTGTTAACTTCGACCTGCTCATGGGAAACAGAGCTCCTGCAGGGTCCACTCAGCCAGGGCTTGGGAAAGCCCGGCCAGCAGCTCAGAGCTCAACTTCACCTGCCTCGGTGGACACCTtgctgccagccctgcccctCAGGAGCTTCCCACAACGGGCAAACTGCGGGCCCCCTGGCCTCCCAgagcctgcctttcttcctgatGCTGAGAGGTTCCTGATCTAA